From Alteromonas sp. RKMC-009, one genomic window encodes:
- a CDS encoding FKBP-type peptidyl-prolyl cis-trans isomerase, translating to MGEQLKSNPFEGLALEAVVEGLSDAFNGQAAQVDTDTLRNAFGEIHQRMQAAKAEQSKAVIEEGEAYLAKNAEREEVTVTESGLQYEIIEAGEGDKPAADSNVRVHYHGTLIDGSVFDSSYKRGQPAEFPVNGVIRGWTEALQLMPVGSKWKLYIPYELAYGEQGAGGAIAPYSTLVFDVELLDILG from the coding sequence ATGGGAGAGCAACTTAAATCTAACCCATTCGAAGGCCTTGCGCTAGAAGCAGTTGTAGAAGGGTTAAGCGATGCGTTTAACGGCCAGGCAGCACAGGTTGACACCGATACCCTGCGTAATGCGTTCGGCGAAATCCATCAGCGTATGCAGGCTGCTAAAGCTGAGCAAAGCAAAGCGGTAATCGAAGAAGGTGAAGCATACCTGGCAAAGAACGCCGAGCGTGAAGAAGTCACTGTGACTGAAAGCGGCCTGCAGTATGAAATCATCGAAGCCGGTGAAGGCGACAAGCCTGCTGCTGACAGCAATGTGCGTGTTCACTACCACGGTACACTGATTGACGGTTCTGTCTTCGACAGCTCTTACAAGCGCGGTCAGCCTGCAGAATTCCCTGTTAACGGTGTTATCCGTGGCTGGACTGAAGCACTGCAACTGATGCCTGTTGGCTCTAAGTGGAAACTGTATATCCCTTATGAGCTGGCCTACGGCGAACAAGGTGCGGGTGGCGCAATTGCACCGTACTCTACATTAGTATTTGATGTAGAACTGCTGGATATTCTGGGTTAA
- the nqrM gene encoding (Na+)-NQR maturation NqrM — protein MSTFILAFVFFLAMVLAMAVGYLIQKKSISGSCGGLGALGIEKACDCPEPCDRKKMRLEREEARQKKIAEWKDNQIL, from the coding sequence ATGTCTACATTTATCCTCGCGTTTGTGTTTTTTCTTGCCATGGTACTGGCAATGGCTGTGGGTTATCTGATCCAGAAGAAGTCCATTTCCGGCAGTTGTGGCGGTTTAGGCGCACTGGGTATTGAGAAAGCCTGTGATTGTCCTGAGCCGTGTGACCGTAAGAAAATGCGCCTGGAACGTGAAGAAGCCAGACAGAAGAAAATTGCTGAGTGGAAGGATAACCAGATCCTGTAA
- a CDS encoding Na(+)-translocating NADH-quinone reductase subunit A — protein sequence MIKIKKGLDLPIKGAPQQQISDGSAVTRVAVLGEEYVGMRPTMHVQVGDKVAKGQILFEDKKNPGVKFTAPAAGEVVEVNRGAKRVLQSVVVKIEGNEAVTFEKIAADQIANASQEQLQTLLVDSGLWTALRTRPFSKVPALGSVPSSIFVNAMDTNPLAADPVAIIAERSDDFVAGLKVLKQLSGGKVYVCKAAGASVSTGDATVDVAEFGGPHPAGLAGTHIHNLDPVGAKKTVWSVNYQDVLAFGATVTTGELDNRRVVSLAGPAAKNPRLVRTLLGADIAELTAGELVDGEVRTVSGSVLNGTTAQGVHGFLGRYHLQVSALKEGREKKFLGWITPGSDKHSVTRAYLGHLSSKDYDMTTTTNGSERSMVPIGNYERVMPLDILPTLLLRDLIAGDTDSAQAMGCLELDEEDLALCTYVCPGKYSYGPILRSCLTTIEKEG from the coding sequence ATGATAAAAATCAAGAAAGGTCTCGACCTCCCTATTAAGGGAGCGCCGCAACAGCAAATCTCCGATGGATCTGCTGTCACGCGCGTTGCCGTTCTGGGAGAAGAATATGTTGGCATGCGTCCTACCATGCATGTCCAGGTTGGTGACAAAGTGGCTAAAGGCCAGATTCTTTTTGAAGACAAAAAGAATCCGGGCGTTAAGTTTACTGCACCAGCTGCGGGCGAAGTGGTAGAGGTAAACCGTGGTGCTAAACGTGTTCTTCAATCTGTAGTAGTAAAAATCGAAGGTAACGAAGCTGTTACTTTTGAGAAAATTGCTGCAGACCAGATCGCAAACGCTTCTCAGGAACAACTGCAAACCTTACTGGTGGACTCCGGTCTGTGGACTGCGTTACGCACGCGTCCGTTCAGTAAAGTACCTGCTTTAGGTTCTGTACCATCCTCCATTTTCGTGAATGCAATGGATACCAACCCGCTTGCTGCAGATCCTGTGGCAATCATCGCTGAGCGCAGTGATGATTTTGTTGCCGGCCTGAAAGTGCTGAAGCAACTGAGTGGTGGCAAGGTTTACGTTTGTAAAGCCGCAGGCGCGTCAGTGTCTACCGGTGATGCGACTGTAGACGTTGCTGAGTTTGGCGGTCCGCACCCTGCAGGTCTTGCGGGTACGCACATTCACAACCTTGATCCGGTTGGTGCCAAGAAAACCGTCTGGTCTGTTAACTACCAGGACGTTCTTGCGTTCGGTGCTACCGTGACTACCGGTGAACTGGACAACCGTCGCGTTGTTTCGCTGGCAGGTCCTGCTGCGAAAAATCCTCGCCTGGTCAGAACACTTCTGGGTGCTGACATTGCAGAGCTGACAGCCGGTGAACTGGTTGATGGTGAAGTACGTACAGTGTCAGGTTCTGTCCTGAACGGTACTACAGCGCAAGGTGTTCACGGTTTCTTAGGCCGTTATCACTTACAGGTTTCAGCGTTAAAAGAAGGTCGTGAGAAGAAATTCCTCGGCTGGATCACGCCGGGTTCTGATAAGCACTCTGTAACCCGTGCTTATTTAGGTCACCTGTCGTCGAAAGATTACGACATGACAACCACCACTAATGGTTCAGAGCGTTCGATGGTACCAATCGGTAACTATGAGCGTGTTATGCCATTAGATATTCTTCCTACACTGTTGTTACGTGATTTGATTGCGGGCGATACGGACAGTGCTCAGGCAATGGGTTGCCTTGAATTGGACGAAGAAGATTTAGCTCTGTGTACTTACGTGTGCCCGGGCAAATACAGCTACGGTCCAATCCTGCGCAGTTGTTTAACCACCATTGAGAAAGAGGGTTAA
- a CDS encoding Na(+)-translocating NADH-quinone reductase subunit C: MSAKKESLGKTVGVVVAVCLVCSIVVSGAAVGLRSLQQTNAQLDKQTNILTAAGLYETGMSNDTINAKFDEFVERRFVDLDSGEFTEMPSPDFDMYKAAKVTETSTKVVNSNVGFQRRPNVASVYLVHNDAGEVTRVILPVHGSGLWDLMYGFLAVDADGETVKELIYYQQKETPGLGGEVQNPAWQAKWDGKKLYENGDVAIEVKKNANPDNPYSVDALSGATLTSNGVENTIQYWVGEQGFGPFLKKQAWRS, encoded by the coding sequence GTGTCGGCTAAGAAAGAATCTTTAGGAAAAACAGTTGGCGTAGTAGTTGCCGTCTGTCTGGTTTGTTCAATTGTTGTGTCGGGTGCGGCTGTTGGCCTGCGTTCACTGCAACAAACAAACGCCCAATTGGATAAGCAAACAAACATTCTTACTGCTGCAGGTCTGTATGAGACTGGCATGAGCAACGACACCATCAATGCAAAATTTGATGAGTTTGTTGAGCGCCGTTTTGTCGACTTAGACTCTGGTGAATTCACTGAAATGCCTTCACCTGATTTCGACATGTACAAAGCTGCAAAAGTAACTGAGACAAGCACCAAAGTGGTAAACAGCAATGTTGGCTTCCAACGTCGTCCTAATGTTGCCAGTGTCTATCTGGTTCACAATGACGCCGGTGAAGTTACCCGCGTGATCCTGCCGGTACACGGTAGCGGTCTGTGGGATCTGATGTACGGTTTCCTGGCAGTTGATGCCGACGGTGAAACTGTGAAAGAACTGATTTACTACCAGCAGAAAGAAACGCCGGGACTTGGCGGTGAAGTGCAAAACCCTGCATGGCAGGCAAAGTGGGATGGCAAGAAGCTGTACGAAAACGGTGATGTTGCTATCGAGGTTAAGAAAAATGCTAACCCTGATAATCCTTACTCTGTAGATGCACTTTCCGGCGCAACCCTGACCAGTAATGGTGTTGAAAACACAATTCAGTACTGGGTAGGCGAGCAGGGCTTCGGTCCGTTCCTTAAGAAACAAGCATGGCGTTCATAA
- the fabV gene encoding enoyl-ACP reductase FabV: MVIKPKVRGFICTNAHPAGCAASVAEQIEYVRQQGVQGEGPKNVLVIGCSTGYGLASRITSAFGYGAKTLGVCFEKEPSERKTATAGWYNTAAFHQQAESNGLYAKTFNGDAFSDEMKAQVIEQIKADLGSVDLVIYSLASPRRTDPVSGETYKSTLKPVGQAYTTKTYDTDKDKVHDVTLEPANDEEIHNTIKVMGGEDWERWMDFLGEAGVLAEGCKTTAYTYIGKELTWPIYGQATIGKAKEDLDRAAAAIIGKHTEKLVEANVSSLKALVTQASSAIPVMPLYISLIYKVMKEEGTHEGCIEQIAGLFSECLYSDSPTLDEANRYRMDGKETNDATQAKIKALWDQVTQENFHELSDYAGYHHEFLKLFGFDIAGVDYDADVDPLVKW, translated from the coding sequence ATGGTTATCAAGCCTAAAGTCAGAGGCTTCATCTGTACAAATGCGCACCCGGCAGGCTGTGCAGCTTCCGTAGCTGAGCAAATTGAATACGTTCGCCAGCAGGGCGTTCAGGGTGAAGGCCCGAAAAATGTTTTAGTGATCGGTTGTTCAACAGGGTACGGTCTGGCATCGCGGATCACTTCCGCCTTTGGCTATGGTGCTAAAACCTTAGGTGTTTGTTTCGAAAAAGAGCCGTCTGAACGTAAAACAGCTACTGCTGGCTGGTATAACACAGCTGCTTTTCATCAGCAGGCAGAGAGTAACGGACTGTACGCAAAAACCTTTAATGGCGATGCGTTCTCTGACGAGATGAAGGCGCAGGTGATTGAGCAAATTAAGGCAGACCTGGGTTCTGTGGATCTGGTCATTTACTCACTGGCATCTCCCCGCCGTACCGATCCTGTTTCAGGCGAAACCTACAAGTCTACGCTGAAGCCTGTTGGTCAGGCGTATACCACTAAAACCTACGACACAGATAAAGACAAAGTTCATGATGTGACGTTAGAGCCTGCCAACGATGAAGAAATTCACAACACCATCAAAGTGATGGGTGGCGAAGACTGGGAACGCTGGATGGATTTCCTGGGCGAAGCCGGTGTTCTGGCTGAAGGCTGTAAAACCACTGCCTATACTTATATCGGTAAAGAGCTTACCTGGCCTATTTATGGTCAGGCGACTATCGGTAAAGCCAAAGAAGACCTCGATCGCGCAGCCGCTGCGATTATTGGCAAGCACACAGAAAAACTGGTTGAAGCGAATGTTTCTTCATTGAAAGCGCTGGTCACCCAGGCCAGTTCAGCTATTCCTGTGATGCCTCTGTATATCTCTCTGATCTATAAAGTGATGAAAGAGGAAGGTACTCACGAAGGCTGTATCGAACAAATCGCCGGCTTGTTCAGTGAGTGCTTGTACAGCGACAGCCCGACACTGGACGAAGCGAACCGTTACCGTATGGACGGTAAGGAAACCAATGATGCAACACAGGCGAAAATTAAAGCCCTGTGGGATCAGGTAACACAGGAAAACTTCCATGAGTTAAGCGATTATGCCGGTTATCATCATGAGTTCCTGAAACTGTTCGGTTTTGACATTGCCGGTGTTGATTACGACGCCGACGTGGATCCGCTGGTTAAGTGGTAA
- a CDS encoding NADH:ubiquinone reductase (Na(+)-transporting) subunit D, producing MADTKEMKKVLFGPILDNNPIALQVLGICSALAITTKLETALVMSLALTSVVAFSNLFISAIRNQIPSSVRIIIQMTIIASLVIVVDQILKAYSYEVSKQLSVFVGLIITNCIVMGRAEAYAMKSPPLMSFLDGIGNGLGYSFILICIGTVKELFGFGTILGFEILPLVQNGGWYQGNGLLILPFSSFFLIGGMVWIIRTFRPEQVEPKE from the coding sequence GTGGCTGACACTAAAGAAATGAAAAAGGTCCTCTTTGGACCGATTTTAGACAACAACCCGATCGCCCTGCAGGTACTGGGTATCTGTTCTGCACTGGCGATTACAACTAAGCTGGAAACAGCTTTGGTTATGTCGCTGGCGCTGACAAGCGTTGTGGCGTTCTCTAACCTGTTTATCTCGGCAATCCGTAACCAGATTCCGTCAAGCGTACGTATCATCATTCAGATGACCATCATCGCTTCTCTGGTAATCGTGGTAGACCAAATCCTGAAGGCTTACTCTTACGAGGTATCCAAACAGCTCTCAGTATTCGTTGGTCTGATCATCACCAACTGTATCGTAATGGGTCGTGCAGAAGCGTATGCGATGAAGAGTCCTCCGCTGATGAGCTTCCTGGACGGTATTGGTAATGGTCTGGGTTACTCTTTCATTCTGATTTGTATCGGTACAGTTAAAGAGCTGTTCGGCTTCGGCACCATCCTTGGTTTCGAAATTCTGCCGCTGGTACAAAACGGTGGCTGGTATCAGGGCAATGGCCTGTTGATCCTGCCATTCAGCTCATTCTTCCTGATCGGTGGCATGGTATGGATTATCCGTACTTTCCGTCCGGAACAAGTCGAGCCTAAGGAGTAA
- a CDS encoding NADH:ubiquinone reductase (Na(+)-transporting) subunit B translates to MGLKAYLEKIEPDFEPGGKYEKWYALYEAAATIFYTPGKVNKAGTHVRDSIDLKRIMIMVWMATFPAMFFGMYNIGLQAQDALGAGATVPDSWQAAIFTALGGDLASAGGLGLFFYGACFWLPIYAVTFAVGGFWEVLFASVRKHEVNEGFFVTSVLFALTLPATIPLWQVALGITFGVVIAKEVFGGTGRNFLNPALSGRAFLYFAYPAQISGDQVWVAADGFSGATSLSQAASGNLDYSNMDQWMNSFIGTISGSAGEVSALAIMIGGLFIMYMRIASWRIVAGVAVGVAFFATLLNMIGSDTNPMFAMPAHWHFVVGGLAFGMFFMATDPVSASFTNKGKWAYGIFIGFMTVLIRVLNPAFPEGVMLAILFANLWAPLFDYFVAQSNIKRRVARVG, encoded by the coding sequence ATGGGTTTGAAAGCGTATCTGGAAAAAATCGAGCCGGATTTTGAACCGGGTGGTAAGTATGAAAAGTGGTATGCACTGTATGAAGCAGCGGCAACGATTTTTTATACTCCCGGTAAAGTAAACAAAGCCGGTACTCATGTTCGTGACAGCATCGACCTGAAACGTATTATGATCATGGTATGGATGGCAACATTCCCGGCCATGTTCTTCGGTATGTACAACATCGGTTTGCAAGCGCAAGACGCGCTGGGTGCCGGTGCAACTGTACCAGACAGCTGGCAGGCAGCTATTTTCACTGCATTAGGTGGTGATTTGGCCAGTGCCGGCGGATTAGGCCTGTTCTTCTACGGTGCCTGCTTCTGGTTACCAATCTACGCAGTAACGTTCGCAGTAGGTGGTTTCTGGGAAGTCCTTTTTGCATCAGTTCGTAAGCACGAAGTTAACGAAGGTTTCTTTGTTACTTCTGTTCTGTTCGCACTGACACTGCCCGCAACGATTCCATTATGGCAGGTTGCTCTGGGTATTACTTTTGGTGTTGTTATCGCTAAAGAAGTCTTTGGTGGTACTGGCCGTAACTTCCTTAACCCTGCACTGTCTGGCCGTGCTTTCTTATACTTTGCGTACCCTGCACAAATTTCAGGTGACCAGGTATGGGTAGCAGCCGATGGTTTCTCAGGTGCTACATCTTTAAGCCAGGCGGCTTCCGGTAACTTAGATTACAGCAACATGGATCAGTGGATGAATAGCTTCATCGGAACCATTTCAGGTTCTGCGGGTGAAGTATCTGCACTGGCTATCATGATTGGTGGTCTGTTCATCATGTATATGCGAATTGCAAGCTGGCGTATTGTTGCCGGTGTTGCAGTAGGTGTAGCCTTCTTTGCTACTCTGCTTAACATGATTGGCAGCGACACTAACCCGATGTTTGCAATGCCTGCTCATTGGCACTTCGTTGTAGGTGGTCTTGCCTTTGGTATGTTCTTCATGGCAACTGACCCTGTATCAGCGTCGTTTACCAATAAAGGTAAGTGGGCATACGGTATCTTCATTGGTTTCATGACGGTACTGATCCGCGTCCTCAACCCTGCCTTCCCTGAAGGTGTAATGTTGGCCATTCTGTTTGCCAACTTGTGGGCGCCACTGTTCGACTATTTCGTCGCGCAAAGCAATATCAAGCGGAGGGTAGCTCGTGTCGGCTAA
- a CDS encoding FAD:protein FMN transferase, translated as MNQYLRFSVLAFVVLFLSACGEEAKQVVHLHGNTMGTTYNVKYVVDDRGQVDGLQEAIDARLVEINKLMSTYDPTSELSRFNQNRYTTPFPLSDETSLVVTEAIRLGKLSHNVLDVTVGPLVNLWGFGPNKRPEKVPSEEQISEVREYVGLDKISISEQGLKKTHPMVYVDLSTIAKGYGVDQVAAIMEKHDLHNYLVEIGGEMRVKGERGNGEEWLIAIEKPVSTERSVQKIVSIGTNAIATSGDYRNYYEMDGKRYSHLIDPRTGKPITHNLVSVTVVDPSSMTADGLATAFNVMGWDEAKALAEKEHLAVFLIRRTADGFEEYASPEFDTMVEVKN; from the coding sequence ATTAATCAGTATCTGCGTTTTAGTGTACTTGCTTTCGTTGTACTCTTTCTTAGTGCCTGTGGTGAGGAAGCCAAACAGGTTGTGCATTTACACGGAAATACCATGGGCACCACATACAATGTTAAGTATGTGGTGGATGATCGTGGTCAGGTTGATGGTCTGCAAGAGGCTATTGATGCCCGGTTAGTAGAAATTAATAAACTGATGTCGACCTATGACCCCACATCAGAATTATCCCGTTTTAACCAGAATCGTTACACCACGCCATTTCCGTTAAGTGACGAAACTTCACTGGTGGTGACTGAAGCTATCAGGCTCGGTAAGCTGAGTCATAACGTGCTGGACGTAACAGTGGGACCGCTGGTGAATTTGTGGGGCTTTGGTCCGAACAAACGTCCTGAAAAGGTGCCATCTGAAGAGCAGATTTCTGAAGTCCGTGAGTATGTCGGGCTGGATAAAATCAGTATTTCAGAACAGGGTCTGAAGAAAACGCATCCAATGGTTTATGTCGACCTGTCGACTATTGCCAAAGGCTACGGTGTAGACCAGGTTGCTGCGATTATGGAAAAGCATGATCTGCACAACTACCTGGTGGAAATCGGCGGTGAAATGCGTGTTAAAGGCGAGCGGGGGAATGGTGAGGAATGGTTAATAGCCATTGAGAAGCCGGTCTCAACGGAACGCTCGGTGCAGAAAATTGTCTCTATTGGTACGAATGCCATTGCCACCTCAGGGGATTACCGTAATTACTATGAAATGGACGGTAAGCGTTATTCGCATCTGATTGATCCCCGTACCGGTAAACCCATTACTCATAATCTGGTGTCGGTAACGGTGGTGGACCCGTCGTCTATGACTGCAGATGGCCTTGCCACTGCGTTTAATGTGATGGGGTGGGATGAAGCCAAAGCGCTGGCGGAGAAAGAACATCTTGCCGTTTTCTTAATTCGTCGCACAGCAGATGGCTTTGAGGAGTATGCATCTCCTGAGTTTGATACTATGGTTGAAGTTAAGAATTAG
- the nqrE gene encoding NADH:ubiquinone reductase (Na(+)-transporting) subunit E, translating to MEHYLSLFVRSIFIENMALSLFLGMCTFLAVSKKVKTAMGLGVAVIVVLGISVPVNQVIYVNILAPGALAWAGFPDADLSFLNFLTFIGVIAALVQILEMALDKFFPALYNALGIFLPLITVNCAIFGGVAFAVQREYNFTESIVYGVGSGMGWALAIVLLAAVREKLKYADMPDGVRGLGSVFMIAGLMALGFQSFTGIAL from the coding sequence GTGGAACATTATCTGTCTTTATTCGTTCGCTCGATTTTTATCGAGAACATGGCGCTGTCGTTGTTCCTGGGTATGTGTACGTTTCTGGCCGTATCTAAGAAAGTAAAAACAGCGATGGGTCTGGGTGTAGCCGTTATTGTGGTACTGGGTATCTCTGTACCGGTAAACCAGGTTATCTATGTAAACATTCTTGCTCCGGGTGCGCTGGCATGGGCCGGTTTCCCTGATGCAGACTTAAGCTTCCTGAACTTCCTGACGTTTATCGGCGTTATTGCTGCGTTAGTACAGATTCTGGAAATGGCGTTAGATAAGTTTTTCCCTGCGTTATATAACGCTCTGGGTATCTTCCTTCCGCTAATCACAGTTAACTGTGCAATCTTCGGTGGTGTGGCATTCGCGGTTCAACGTGAATATAACTTCACTGAAAGTATTGTCTACGGTGTAGGTAGTGGTATGGGCTGGGCGTTAGCTATCGTTCTGCTGGCCGCTGTTCGTGAAAAACTGAAATATGCTGATATGCCAGATGGTGTACGTGGTCTGGGCTCTGTGTTCATGATCGCAGGTCTGATGGCGTTAGGCTTCCAGTCTTTCACTGGTATCGCACTGTAA
- the nqrF gene encoding NADH:ubiquinone reductase (Na(+)-transporting) subunit F, with amino-acid sequence MSIEMLLGVGMFIVIVLALVFIIMFAKSKLVPSGDVTIMINDDPEKAITTQPGGKLLGALAEAGIFVSSACGGGGSCGQCRVDIKEGGGEILPTELDHITKREAREGCRLSCQVAIKQDMKIELEEEIFGVKKWDCEVISNDNKATFIKELKLKIPNGESVPFRAGGYIQIEAPPHHVKYKDYDIPEKFRGDWERFGFFDIESKVDEETIRAYSMANYPEEEGIIMLNVRIATPPPNNLTLPAGKMSSYIWSLKEGDKATISGPFGEFFAKETDAEMVFVGGGAGMAPMRSHIFDQLRRLKTDRKITFWYGARSLREMFYVEDFDELAAENDNFEWHVALSDPQPEDNWDGYTGFIHNVLLENYLKDHPAPEDCEFYMCGPPMMNAAVINMLKDLGVEDENILLDDFGG; translated from the coding sequence ATGAGTATAGAAATGTTACTTGGCGTTGGCATGTTCATTGTCATCGTTCTGGCACTGGTATTTATTATCATGTTTGCCAAATCTAAGTTAGTACCAAGCGGTGACGTGACTATCATGATCAACGATGATCCTGAGAAAGCGATTACTACACAGCCAGGCGGTAAACTGCTGGGCGCACTTGCTGAAGCGGGTATTTTCGTATCATCAGCATGTGGTGGTGGTGGTTCTTGTGGTCAGTGCCGTGTAGACATCAAAGAAGGTGGCGGTGAAATTCTGCCAACTGAGCTTGATCACATCACTAAGCGTGAAGCCCGTGAAGGTTGTCGTTTATCATGTCAGGTTGCTATTAAGCAGGACATGAAAATTGAACTGGAAGAAGAAATCTTCGGTGTTAAAAAGTGGGATTGTGAAGTTATTTCTAACGACAACAAAGCCACGTTCATCAAAGAGCTTAAGCTTAAAATTCCTAACGGTGAAAGCGTACCTTTCCGTGCCGGTGGTTACATTCAGATTGAGGCGCCACCCCATCACGTGAAATACAAAGATTACGACATTCCTGAGAAGTTCCGTGGTGACTGGGAGCGCTTTGGTTTCTTTGACATCGAGTCTAAAGTCGACGAAGAAACTATCCGTGCTTACTCCATGGCGAACTACCCGGAAGAAGAAGGTATTATTATGCTGAACGTGCGTATTGCTACGCCGCCGCCTAATAACCTGACTCTGCCTGCCGGTAAAATGTCTTCGTACATCTGGAGCCTGAAAGAAGGTGATAAAGCAACGATTTCTGGTCCGTTCGGTGAATTCTTCGCGAAAGAAACTGACGCAGAAATGGTGTTTGTTGGCGGTGGTGCAGGTATGGCACCTATGCGTTCACACATCTTCGACCAGCTTCGTCGTCTGAAAACCGATCGTAAGATCACATTCTGGTACGGTGCCCGTTCACTGCGCGAAATGTTCTATGTTGAAGATTTCGATGAGCTGGCTGCCGAGAATGACAACTTCGAATGGCATGTTGCACTTTCTGACCCTCAACCTGAAGACAACTGGGATGGCTATACCGGTTTCATCCACAATGTCTTGCTTGAGAACTATCTGAAAGATCACCCTGCTCCGGAAGATTGTGAATTCTACATGTGTGGTCCTCCCATGATGAACGCAGCTGTTATCAACATGCTGAAAGATCTTGGGGTAGAAGACGAAAATATCCTGCTTGATGACTTTGGTGGTTAA